The following coding sequences are from one Mycoplasma mycoides subsp. capri window:
- a CDS encoding lipoprotein, translating to MKKLLTILGSVGLMATTSAAVIACGDRAPNIKQKEEKTKPSEAPKNEESKKEEKKQEEFQPKFSDVENKTLGNFEPNNKNTISQGDIKKELAKKLNVNESDLQELKTNSSSNGIGFGSVRSKTFVGALEFKFEIEENK from the coding sequence ATGAAAAAATTACTAACAATATTAGGATCTGTTGGGCTAATGGCTACAACTAGTGCTGCAGTAATTGCTTGTGGTGATAGAGCACCAAATATAAAACAAAAAGAAGAAAAGACAAAACCTTCTGAGGCACCTAAAAATGAAGAGTCTAAAAAGGAAGAAAAGAAACAAGAAGAATTTCAACCTAAATTTTCAGATGTTGAAAATAAAACTCTAGGTAATTTTGAACCAAACAATAAGAACACAATATCTCAAGGAGATATCAAAAAAGAGTTGGCTAAGAAATTGAATGTAAATGAATCTGATTTACAAGAATTAAAAACTAACTCATCATCAAATGGAATTGGTTTTGGTTCAGTAAGATCTAAAACCTTTGTTGGTGCTTTAGAATTTAAATTTGAAATAGAAGAAAATAAATAA
- a CDS encoding lipoprotein, whose product MKKLLTILGSVGLMATTSAAVIACGDKTQQKTPDKKEENKPAEEKKEEKTEEPKKEEEKKEETKQPNFSSVENQVFSNFEPDENNIIPQAKIKEELAKKLDVSKPELQELKVDYEKKTGSVFLPKHNKTLNFKFSTYLELGELQAEKKNNFSVVSQTKIKEELAKKLKTDSSKLQELKVDYEKNTGTVKGPKSSNPIEFRFSVKEAK is encoded by the coding sequence ATGAAAAAATTACTAACAATATTAGGATCTGTTGGGCTAATGGCTACAACTAGTGCTGCAGTAATTGCTTGTGGTGATAAAACTCAACAAAAAACTCCTGACAAAAAAGAAGAAAATAAACCAGCCGAGGAAAAGAAAGAAGAAAAAACTGAAGAACCTAAAAAAGAAGAAGAAAAGAAAGAAGAAACTAAACAACCTAATTTTTCAAGTGTTGAAAACCAGGTTTTTAGTAACTTTGAACCTGATGAAAATAATATAATTCCTCAAGCAAAAATAAAAGAAGAGTTAGCTAAAAAATTGGATGTTAGTAAACCTGAATTACAAGAATTAAAAGTTGATTATGAAAAGAAAACTGGAAGTGTATTCCTTCCAAAACACAATAAAACATTAAACTTTAAATTTAGTACTTATCTTGAATTAGGTGAATTACAAGCAGAAAAGAAAAATAATTTTTCTGTAGTATCTCAAACAAAAATAAAAGAAGAGTTAGCTAAAAAATTAAAAACTGATTCAAGTAAATTACAAGAATTAAAAGTAGATTATGAAAAAAATACTGGTACTGTTAAGGGACCAAAATCTTCTAATCCTATAGAATTTAGATTTTCAGTAAAAGAAGCAAAATAA
- a CDS encoding lipoprotein, which yields MKKLLTILGSVGLVATTSAAVIACGDKTSQKTPDKKEEKKSADSKKEEKEKTEEESKKEKEEEKKEIDSKSPKKDLDLGVLAKDENRYNSVSQSEIKKKLAKLLQTEESSLTDLKVEYGEESGKGTVRSPKHADPVKFTFVTVLDLGNVPTTKNKDKEYVSNGKIKEELAKKLELNQGDLYNLHVDSSNANSGTGTVKSSKFSGTISFKFTIKEQKNK from the coding sequence ATGAAAAAATTACTAACAATATTGGGATCTGTTGGACTAGTTGCAACAACTAGTGCTGCAGTAATTGCTTGTGGTGATAAAACTTCACAAAAAACTCCTGACAAAAAAGAAGAAAAAAAATCTGCTGATTCTAAAAAGGAAGAAAAAGAAAAGACTGAAGAAGAATCTAAAAAAGAAAAAGAGGAAGAAAAGAAAGAAATAGATAGCAAAAGTCCTAAAAAAGATTTAGACTTAGGTGTTTTAGCAAAAGACGAAAATAGATATAATAGTGTCTCTCAGTCTGAAATTAAGAAAAAACTAGCTAAACTATTACAAACAGAAGAATCTAGTCTTACAGACTTAAAAGTTGAATATGGAGAAGAAAGTGGAAAGGGAACAGTTAGATCTCCAAAACATGCAGATCCAGTAAAATTTACTTTTGTTACTGTACTTGATTTAGGTAACGTTCCAACAACTAAAAACAAAGATAAAGAATATGTATCAAATGGAAAGATAAAAGAAGAATTAGCTAAGAAATTAGAATTAAATCAAGGGGATTTATATAATCTGCATGTTGACTCTTCTAATGCTAATTCAGGAACTGGAACAGTTAAATCTTCAAAATTCTCTGGTACTATAAGTTTCAAATTCACAATAAAAGAACAAAAGAATAAATAA